The nucleotide window ttaatataaaattgagataattaaaaaaaaaatagataatgGTTAAAATTTTGTGCCAATATCAAGTTTATCaataaaaaaagaatttttttattatttttttttaaattatagtccTAATTCTTTATAATAAGTTCATTTAGAATAAATCATTTATAAAAAAAGAATTCTTACACATGCATGAATTCtatttctttttaaataaaaaaatttttaattaaaaaaaattaaattttttctttctgaacatgagaattaataaaaaaaataattaaattaaattctcgtAAAATTTTACATTTCAAATGAGGGGAATaggttaaaatacttttaatttgATAAAAGATTTTAAGGGTTTTCATTTGTTTATTTATGTATTAAATAAGGCTTTTCATTTTTATCTTtaagagtatatatatatatatatatatatatatatatatatatatatatatatagagagagagagagagagagagagagagagagagagagagagagagagagagagagagagacttttAAAATGGAACCGTAACTAAAATGTTTGGCCCTATCAATGATAATAGATGACAAGGGAGAAGACAATATGTATATAGGGATGGCAATAGGTCAAGTACACGAGGATATCTGATTCAACCAAACATTAATAAGAtggatttaagttgtatttgattAGGTTTAGAATGTGTTTAAATTAGATGAATAATATCTATGATGGTTTAGATCAGGTTTAAATTTTGCATGTTAtggaaattatttatataaataattaattaaattaaaaaatatatttttataataatatttatgagtttttatatattatattttaaataataagaatttaaatatttttatagaattattaaatttttaaaatataaattattaataaaaagtattctttatgtagattattaattaaaatatataaaattaaactgaTTCAGGTATTTTTTTATATAGTAATAATTAAGTTTATGATAGATTCAagtagttaaaaataaattttaatagggTTTGTAAGAAGTTCAGGTATTGAGAAAATGAAATGGATTCAAATTCAGGTTCAGATAAGGTAAATTTAATTTATTGCTACCCTATCCATTGTCATTCCTACGTATGACGAGAATAAgtcaaatttataattttttaatagttaAAATCTCATTTAACTAAAAAAGTTATATTAGCCAAATCTAGCTATGATCCAAAGGTAAGACCTAAGACCTAAGAAGCATCTCATTGGGAAATTAGTAAGCTTGAAGAAAGCAAGGAGAGCTTGGGAAGCAAATTGGAGGGGAAAAAAAAACAAGCACCAAAGTAATAGATAGGCAACTATGCATCAAGATTCAACCTAATAAGTGGCCCAGATTGATCCAAATAGTTGTACACACATGTTTTCAACAAAAGCATATTGCATAAGCAAACGACTCCTAATGATGAGACACCTACAATTACCAAAAATTTCTGTTTTGCCTTTCTTCTTGCCCATGAGCCAATATTTTTGGCACCTAAATCTGATTCAAAAGAAAGAAGCATGTGATATGCTGAAAAAATTTGTCTTTCCATGTGCTACAAGAAAGTGCTAAATGAAATTACTTACTTCCAAGTTCCACAAAAGACCAGAAAATCTTCTTCCCTTGAGAGAGCAACACCATTGGGCTGGGAAGCACATATCATCAAGCAGAATTGAGGTCTCATTCAAAAAGGGATCATACTTGAGCAATTGCCCGTGAGAAGGACTACGTTGAACAGTTTAAGCATATCAGTTACTGCAGGCTATCCACGAAGGACTTTATCAATTTTTATCTAGGAGAAATCTCATATGTGAGGATCTAGACAAATTAACAATAATTTGCTGATTAGGAACCATTATGCATGATAATGATCTGTATTAATCAGTTCCAAGAAGATCATAAAGATAACCCTAATTATAATAGATAAGGCTATGATTGCCTATTTCCTCCACAGTTTGATTTCCTAATTATTACTGTGTTGCATCAGAGTCTAAATGTTTATCCTAAACAATCACGACTTGTTCATATCTTTTCCAAGGGATGAAACTTGAGTCGTTGGTTGCCTGCGCTACCATCAAGTGCATGCTTGACCGCTAGCTAGAGGACTTGCATAAGTAAATTAAAGAACACAGACTTTTACCTTATTTCAGACCCAATAATGTGTGATGCAAGAACTGTTACTCCATCTTCAGTAACTTCAAGCAAACCCTGCAATTACAATAAATAGCTTAATTATTGCAGTTCTGAATTAATTAGTTCAACATCCTAGGTCCTCTTCTTTTTGTATTTACCATTTTAGCATCACAAATGACAAGATAAGACCACCTTCCTTGGAGGTTGTGATACCAAGTAAGGCATCGCTCTCTATCTACTTCCAATTCTCCCAGGATCCATTCTTATGCAATCTTGTACAGCAGACCCTTTCTGTCCATACAAACATCTTCTGGGCCTTCTAAAAATCCTTCTCCAAGTTTAATTAGAGATGCAATATATATCAGAAGTTATTTTTTTgtctataatttataacatagaatataaaattattgtacaaatcacttttttaaataaatatagttAATaattccttgaaaaattactcgTATCAAAATACGATAAGATAGTCTTCTTAACATAAGATGTGATAGATATTTAATTTGAAACTCTCTACAATGGACTATTATCTCTATTATTttaaatcatttttatttttattattaatattttttttgttacCGGTGTAAAGGCCAAAAAGATCAATGCACTGGACCCATACGGAAAGGCCAGTAAGCCACTAATATTTCTGTGAAAGAATCCTCAACAGCCATGGAGGAAGTGCCTGCATGATGTGAAACTCCACTTCTCTAGCCTTTTAGAACTAAAATTAATGTCCTTTCCTATcagggaaaagaaaatgaaaaataaagaggAAGTTTTTATCACCTAATTGCCGAATCAGCAGCACTACTTCTCTCCATCAGGATCGGTCAAGGTTATTGGTAATCTTGCTTTTTCTTGATATGCCATTGAATAGGCACAGAAATTGTTGCAGGTAGCTTCCAAGTTCCAAGTCGACTATTTGCTGCGAAATGTTTAATCATCCTGTTACACACTGCTTGAAGCATGAATCATCAATTGATTGGTTACTTTACCAGGACTTGATCCATTTATGGCAAATTCTCTGTTATCAGGTCCATCAGGAGAGTTATCACTTCTCAGCGAAGATCTTTGCTTTATTTTTGGTATCTTTCACCCAATACCTTTCTTCGCGCCAGGGAGTAATGCCACAGGAAATGAACAACACGAAATCCTTCCTTTCCTCAAGATCACATCCGCATACATTCAAATTCTGGAATTCCTGTTTGGTTCTTGAGATGCTATAATCCGATGATATTCACTGAAATTTAACTTAATGGGCATAACTGTATCACCATTAAACACTAATTTGTGGTCCAGACACCAGATTACCAGTTCCTTTCAGAATATTAATGCAGTAGACAGGGCCAGACATAAGGTTGCATATTCTTGACAAGTCATGACAAACAACAAGTTAATCTCGTTTGGATAATACTATCCTAAAGAGCATTGAAGCAAGGAGCTTGCGAAAGAGACACTGCATGTATAGTTCACATCAAAGAAATTAAAACTGGGAAGGGATGTCCTCAACAGCTTCAAAAAGAACCAAGAACTTGATTTCATGTCTCAAATGATACCAAACTATGATGCATCATCTGTAGTTATCAGTTCCCTCAGAAAAGATTCCCCCGTTACAGCCAAACCCAATTAAACAGTGTGCTTTGCCCATTCCCTGAGGCAGCTGCCAGCTGCCACACCTACATTTCCAAGTCACATCGGAAGAAATAGCACAAAATGCACATGGGTTATATAAGGGATTGTGATCTGCTTCATTGGCCATCATTTTCTAACAGGAATCTTGGCCTAGCTATCTTGGACGGGTGAAGGTTTTTCAGATCATCAGCCCAAAATTACTTTTCCTTTGCTATAAACTGAAATGtggtgtgaaaaaaaaaaaaaactagaatgattagtatggataagacTGAATATAGACGGTGCTGTGTTTGTTTGTCGTGTACCACAAATAGCTTTAATTGTGGATGTCAAGCGGCGAGGAAAGGCCCGAGTTACATCGAACCAAGCATGAATCATCATATCCCCTCTCCACCGCCGCCTTCCACTacctcttttttttatatatatataatttagggtCTATGAtcgaaaatcaaaaattttaaattttaaatttcaacgatataatgatatttttttaagatttaatgatcatatttacataataaaaagtaattaattcCTTTTATTACTATAAAAgtaaataacttaaaaaaaataaaatgaaaaacttaaatttatataatttaaaaaaaaaagactaatcaaattattcttaatttatatatttaataagtaataataataaataatcaattaTTAAAATCCCTTAATAAAGTTACAAAACATATAAAAAAGAGTTTAAGAACTATTATAAAATTCAGATTTACGAATTGACtcgataaataaataattaatagatAAAATTAAACTGATTCTCTAATTGAATTGATaagaaattgaccttaaaaaaataagataattCACTGGTTAAACTTGTTAGCATTGACTCGATAAGTCAgtctaaattcaaaatttttaaaaaaatcaataatataaatattttaatatttaaatatttaaatttgtatttagtagttaaataagatattatttaactattattgttttatttataataataaaaaaattataaaatgatatgtttattttttttatttttaatgtatagTTAATATTCTATAAATATTAGAATATAGttgtttatttttaaaaaaatttattttatatattaattatgaatTTTGAGACTAAaagatattaaatatatttaatattttcatataaaatttaaaaatattattaaaatacatataaatataatataataaatattaaaaattgatttaaaaaataaaatttaattgattaaacttatttaattatattaataagtattagatttaattaatataattaaattatcttTTAATAATTTACTAATTAAATCATTGATCCATTGataaaattaatgacttattgATCCGTTTAATGTTATTGGATGAATaattcttatttttttaaaattttaataagaaaataaagttGGTTTGAAGTgatattttatctcttttttttttaacataaaatTCTCAAACATGGAAATGATTTATCCATTTATcttatctttctttttttttttttctatcctccatctaaattaaatgtaaaaaatAACTCTTAATTACTCCCAAATGAAtacataatttcaaataattaaaaaaacaaaCTGAGATTAACCTCATATTtcctaaaaaaattttcaataatatttacaaCTAATTTTCATTTCTGCTATCATCTCTTTTGAATAAATtgctttcattttattaaaaattaatgtaaCTATGGCTTCATATGTTtcgtgaaaaataatttatatataaaaatattttttaaaaaagctaTTCAATTTTATGTTGTtcagttataatattaaatttttaatatgtatttatatcatatatttaTAATTGTTTTCGccttttgataaaattatttaagtTTATAAAATAGAAAATGATTTCCTCAAGAGGGTGTTTGACTTGACTACTTACTTTTAACTTTTGACttagaatatattttttaacttataaggtAATTtgaaaataagtaattaattattttttaaaattattttaaaataacttttaaatagtTAAAGTGTTTGATTAAAAAGcgcttaaaaataacttaattcgtcaaattaactaaaaaaaatatatcattggTGTTGTGATTATTAAATTGaggataatattaatattttaaaaaattattaggataatataattttttatttgatcaaaatataattttaaaataaataaataagcaataagtaaaattatttggcttATAACTCTTtacttattttaaatattttttttttcttataagttAAACTAAATACTaatctatttttaattttctatttataagTAGGTTTGATCAAATATCTTTTAGTTTTcttttttataagaaaaatattttttattaacttattTTCTAAATACTTCAAACACTAGAAAATTCCGTAAAGTAAATAAAGGCTATGTATAATTTTATCaatctaattattattttttattataatatatatttttatattatgatTAGAATATCATCAAACCAatttacattaaaattaatttttttccagcgatattaaaaataaattcttcTACACCCATTTAAGATATTCAAGATTACTATTCTGAATATACTTTTACGTtttcaaaatattaaatttaattattgtcctattttatttcaatatatatatatattgagataatatatatatatatatatatatatatatatatatatatatatatatatatatatatatatatattgaaataaaatacgacaataattaaatttaatattttaaaaatgtaaGTCATATTATTTGACTAATACCAAAAAGTGATTGCCAAAATTCTAATCTCTCAAGCATAAACTCTCCCaatacttaaaaataaaaaaaaataaaaaaaataaaaaaaaatgatgctGTTGGGTTTGGTTAACATCTTACAAACCTAGAATATATTTCCTCCTCATTTTAGGGGGAAAAAAGGTAAATAGGGGTGGGATGTCATTATGAGCTTGCCATGTAAACCAAAGGGAAGTGTCAAAACCATGTGCCATACATTCAACCCCATttataaaacaaaaaaattactttataggaatttttttttcacttaatagtattttagaaaaattactatttaatttatatattttaataaaattaattaattagtctatgaattttaaaaaataatattatttaattactaattattaaaaatataatcttCCATAAACATAGAAATTTTACAATGtagaaattaaattagaatttacatatatatttttaattttttattactgGACATCTTTTTATGTTTTCTCTACTAAAAAATAAGTTTTTTTAATTACTTacaaatttaagaaaattgattAGCTTATATCAATTTTATCAACATATGAAAATAAAGGGAAAATAAGAAGGAGAAAGATATAACCATAGAAGATAAGAAACATGGAGAGAAAAAAATAAGAAAGGATAAAAGATAAATAAAGGGAAAAAATTATTATAGtttagatataaaaaaataattataagactaaataattaatgaaataaaaaaatagagattaattaatgtattttttaaaaatataaaaattaactaattaattttattaaaataaaaaaattaaaaaataatttaataatttaatcattattgactaacaaaaaaattaatgaagaataaaataatttaataaaaataaaatataaaaattaaataatatattttttaattaaaatataaaaactaaataataatttaccctAATATTTATCTTCTCCTAATTACAATTTTAAAAAAGCATCTAGGACTAGGAGACTGGATAACATGTGATTACGGGCGAAAAAACTCTATTatttttaagtatttaatttagttttaattagatgaatttaataataatattactaAATTTGTAATGAGTTTGAATTTGAATGTTAGTATTTAtatagaatttaaattttaaatattgaacatttattattatataaattattaatttaatataaaagttatatttataattttatttataaatttgagaattttatatttttaaaatttaatctaaatatttttataaaaatattaatttttaaatataaattattaataaaagtatgtaaattacaaaaaaaatacgtaaaaaattaaactgagtttagatataattcaattttaggataaatgcatgaatttaaatattttaaatttatttaaaaaatattttaatatttttaaatgaatttaaatttaaatttaaatatgatagTTCTAGAGTCACAGTTATGGAGTATAAAACAACAACTCTCACCGTAGCCTGCTAAAAACTCAATCATTGGTGTTTTTAATTACATAAAGAAATTAGAAAAGGAAAATTCCTATAGTTACATCCAatctcatacaatttccacaacacTAATCTCAACACTTAACACGCccaaaacaaaacaaaatcataacctttAGTTTGGCAAAGTGACAGTCCGTACATATAAAAACATTTTCAATTACAAGATAGGACGCACACAACCCGCATAAAAAGCTTCATCTCTGCTCTGCCCCCAGCTCTCCCATAAAATACAAAaacagagagagagaagagacttTTCCAGAGAGACTTCAATCTTCAATGTTGTGTTACATGAAATGGCAATTTCAGGTGCAGAAACTCAATCAAATCCTGCTACTAAGCCTGGCCCCCAGGTCGAAGTAGAGTCAGTTAAATGCTACTCGTGTGGATTCACAGAGGAGTGCACCCCTGACTATATTTCCCGCGTCCGCGATCGCTACCATGGGCAGTGGATTTGTGGGCTCTGCGTTGAAGCAGTGAAAGATGAAGTTTTGAGATCAGATAGGCTCATCACTACCGAAGAAGCTCTAAACAGGCACATGAGTTTCTGTAACAAGTTCAGATCATCTAGTCCTCCCAACCAAACAGAGCATCCTATCTCTGTCATGGGCAGGATTCTTCGCAGGAGTTTGGATTCTCCTCGAGCTATTCGATCTAATTCTAGTGGTGTTTTGCCTGATGTTGATGTTGAAAAGATTAAAGGTTCGGCATTAGTTCGATCTGGGAGTTGTTTCTCTGCTTTGTCTAGGTGAATTCTCTTTTTCTAGTTCGCAAAGGTAAATATAAAAACCAATGAAACTCTATTTTGTTTAGTGATTTAACAGAGTATTATTGGCTAAGTATTTTATCTTCTTGAGGAAATTAATGAAATACAGAGAATTTTGTTTAAAGCATCAATcctgatatttttatttttttcttgattttctttctttcttcctaATTTCATCTCCTATGCACTGTTCTGTGTAAGGATTTCCAAGAATCTGTTACATGGAATAATGGCCGTAGAAAGAAATGGAGATCATATCATAATTAACTTACCTTATCctgaaattttgaatttaaacaGTAACAAAGAATAGAAATTTCCATGTAGAACGACAACCTAtcaattcaattttcacaaatgatTCGACGAGTTCTGCACTgttataaattttcatttcttggcAGTTTCTGTAGAAATCAAGAATGAAAAGATAAAGGAATCTTACAGCTAATGttcatgatgaaaattaaaatggtattAATAAGACTAGCTGGTTTCAGGTCTATTTTCTTCAAGTAGGCCAGTTCTGCTGAATGACTTAATTGGAAGGTATCCAAAATAATGAAAAGGTTGGCAataacaacaaaaaaaaaaaaaaaaatggaaggaaGCAGATGACAGAATGAAGGTGCTTGGAAAATTCCCAGAAGGAATAGTCAGGCCTGTAGTGGAATTTTGGACTTAGCCAAAGGGAAACAAATGGTCGGTGCTATGAACCTTCTGGCTACACGTCTATGGATTCATCTAGACAAATCTTTGGTTAAATCTGAACTCTTAGAAAATATCAAGAAGTGACAGAATATATGTGTGGGACAGGGTTGTGGACACTGCTTTTTTGGGGGGGATTTGGTTTGGTCCAAGGTTATGTCATGGTCATCTGGTAAGGCCACAGATGGCCAACTTGCTAAGCAAATGCAGTTGTATTACTAGTGCAATCTTCGGATTTTCCTGTTGTTGCTTCTTTATTTACTTTGCTCGGACCCATGTGTTTGCTTTTATTGTTCTTTTGGATTCTACTGTTTCTTAATTCTTGAAAAGGAAACTTGAAGATGGCATGTTCAATTCTAATGGTTATCTAATAGAATTTGGAAATGTCATAACCCACAAAAGGAGGATAAATATCTTCCAGGATAAGGCTTATCAGAAGTTCAAGATATCTTGCTCTGGAATCGTTCAATTTAAATAAACAAATACCCAAGCAAACTCAGGAAACAGTTTCCTTCATTCAGTAATTGAAGATCAGGATTGAAAGGCTTCTCAGCTAAAGAGTGTTTGATGCCATCAAGTGAAAAGAAACTGAGTACAAGCCTCTGCTTTTCCAGTGGTCAGCTGTTTTGACttgaaaatcttgaaattcatGGGTCAAAAAAAAGTATATCCCTTTGCATTGGTCTCACCTAACCTTATAATAAATTGCTGGTTCCTTTTGTTTTTACCTTGATATTTTGCATTGATATTGCTTTTCACTAAATATGGAAGTCCACTCATGGAGAAATAATGTCCATGTAAGCCAATGAGGTGAAGCTTTccaatttatatattttgtagcatttttcatttttttattacattatttGAAGTTTATCTATTGGATTCAATCATAAAATgctaattttagaaattttatataaatttaatgataaaattttaaattcaatcatttataaaaaaaaaaaaataaacaatacAACCACTTACCATGCATATTTTATCTTGTGTAATTGGCTACCTATGATGCCAACTTGCCTTTGGTATACTCAGTTCTTTTTTTGCTTTTGCTTCTTCATGTTGGGCATGTTTTGTAAAAAGGAAtgttaagaaaagaaaaatgagtgtaattataaaaaataaaatttttatgaaaagaaaaattattttctataaatCTTTTTTatcaagaaaaataagaaaataagtgatttatttatttttcatattttaattataaaaaaagtgaagtgaaaaattattatatttttactattatatctataatgaataaaaaattattttaaaaaataactattCAAGGGAAACAAAAGGTATAATAgaggaaatttttttaaaaaaatattaacattATTTTTCACTCTTTTCCATCTAAAATGCCttaaaaagcattttctacataaaTACTCAAAAAAAAATCCCTTTTTCTTTCTTAAATGATAGGAaaactgaatttttaatttttctttctacATTTTTCTTAATCTATTAGTGATAAAAATGAATCCAACCAAATCAAAAATTAGGctcaattagttaaatttttatccttttcaacttaaatttcaaattcaaattcattttatttaaattttattaagttTGAATTCGACTTGTATTTAGCTCATTTATCAATTAATTCAATGAAATCAagctcaactcatcaacattaattaatcaaattattaaaaaaaatataatttttattaattattatctcAAAGTTATTTAGTGATATggctaataaattataataattataataacatcattaattaaattataatagccataaattatatgtattttatatagtcatatattttatttatatttttgattttataattatattatttataatttacttAGCTTATAATTAGTCACAATTATATGTAATTAATGTAATAACtttaacttattttattaaatattatggcATAAGTAATTTTTTCTTTTAGAAATCACTTGTGCTATTTAAGTCTTTATAGCTTATACATGCCTAAAACATTATACAAGTTATTCATACATAACTTAATTAATCATAATAAATTATACTTTCTCGCTtaataagttttaaatttttattaaatttgttcttttaattttataaataaaagttTACTGAggtgatttaatatatttataattaaaattatttaaaaaaataaatatataaaatgtaaTATTATATAGTAATGTATACAATATATTTCAAGGGATGCACAAGCATTATAAAGAATTATTATCAAATATAGGAATAGGGATGGTCACGAGTAGTGTA belongs to Hevea brasiliensis isolate MT/VB/25A 57/8 chromosome 4, ASM3005281v1, whole genome shotgun sequence and includes:
- the LOC110639633 gene encoding uncharacterized protein LOC110639633: MAISGAETQSNPATKPGPQVEVESVKCYSCGFTEECTPDYISRVRDRYHGQWICGLCVEAVKDEVLRSDRLITTEEALNRHMSFCNKFRSSSPPNQTEHPISVMGRILRRSLDSPRAIRSNSSGVLPDVDVEKIKGSALVRSGSCFSALSR